From Streptosporangium album, the proteins below share one genomic window:
- a CDS encoding MerR family transcriptional regulator gives MGITIQEASRTSGLSAHTLRYYERIGLIHEVERDAGGRRNYTTPDLDWLAFLIRLRSTGMPIAAMCRYAELRRQGPETFAERRRMLQAHRERVRAQIAQLTEDLTVLDYKIDFYTAQESE, from the coding sequence ATGGGGATCACCATCCAGGAGGCCTCGCGCACGTCGGGGCTGAGCGCGCACACGCTGCGCTACTACGAGCGCATCGGCCTCATCCACGAGGTGGAGCGGGACGCGGGCGGGCGCCGCAACTACACGACGCCCGATCTGGACTGGCTCGCCTTCCTCATCAGGCTCCGCTCGACCGGCATGCCCATCGCGGCCATGTGCCGCTATGCCGAGCTGCGCAGGCAGGGGCCGGAGACCTTCGCCGAGCGGCGGCGGATGTTGCAGGCCCACCGCGAGCGGGTCAGAGCACAGATCGCGCAGCTCACCGAGGACCTCACGGTCCTCGACTACAAGATTGACTTCTATACCGCGCAGGAGAGCGAATGA
- a CDS encoding aldo/keto reductase codes for MNRRHLGQGGPEVSAIGLGCMGMSEFYGVADETESIAVIHRALDLGVDFLDTADAYGRGHNEELVGRAISGRRDEVVLATKFGIIRSDDPAFRGVDGSPAYVKKAAEASLRRLDVDHIDLYYLHRRDPKVAIEETVGAMAELVAEGKIGRIGLSEVSAETLRKAHATHPISALQSEYSLFTRGLEEEILPTARELGIALVAYSPISRGLLGGTMAPAGELPDDDFRKNMPRFTGEGGARNEALVGEVRKIAEEVGCTPAQLSLAWLLSRGEDVIPIPGTKRLRYLEENTAAAGITLTPGQLAALEAAVPAGSVVGERYPDMSSIER; via the coding sequence ATGAACAGGCGTCATCTCGGTCAGGGAGGCCCGGAGGTCTCCGCCATCGGGCTCGGCTGCATGGGAATGTCGGAGTTCTACGGCGTGGCCGACGAGACCGAGTCGATCGCGGTCATCCACCGCGCCCTCGACCTCGGGGTCGATTTCCTCGACACCGCCGACGCGTACGGCCGGGGCCACAATGAGGAGCTGGTCGGGCGGGCCATCTCCGGCCGCAGGGACGAGGTGGTGCTGGCCACCAAGTTCGGCATCATCAGGAGCGACGACCCGGCTTTCCGCGGCGTCGACGGCAGCCCCGCCTACGTGAAGAAGGCGGCCGAAGCCTCGCTGCGGCGGCTGGACGTGGACCACATCGACCTCTACTACCTGCACCGCCGCGACCCGAAGGTGGCCATCGAGGAGACCGTCGGAGCGATGGCCGAGCTGGTGGCCGAAGGCAAGATCGGCCGGATCGGCCTGTCGGAGGTGAGCGCCGAGACGCTGCGGAAGGCGCACGCCACGCATCCGATCTCCGCCCTGCAGAGCGAGTATTCGCTGTTCACCCGGGGGCTGGAGGAGGAGATCCTGCCGACCGCCCGTGAGCTGGGGATCGCGCTGGTGGCCTACTCGCCGATCAGCCGGGGACTGCTCGGTGGCACGATGGCCCCCGCCGGGGAACTGCCCGACGACGACTTCCGCAAGAACATGCCCCGGTTCACCGGCGAGGGCGGAGCCCGGAACGAGGCGCTCGTCGGCGAGGTCCGCAAGATCGCCGAGGAGGTGGGCTGCACCCCGGCCCAGCTCTCCCTGGCCTGGCTGCTGTCCCGGGGGGAGGATGTCATCCCGATCCCGGGCACCAAGCGGCTGCGCTACCTGGAGGAGAACACGGCGGCGGCCGGCATCACGCTGACCCCCGGCCAGCTCGCCGCGCTCGAAGCCGCGGTCCCGGCCGGGTCCGTCGTGGGCGAGCGCTACCCGGACATGTCGTCCATCGAGCGCTGA
- a CDS encoding bifunctional metallophosphatase/5'-nucleotidase encodes MHSKKLAIVGVATLAALAVPAVAYASPDTSVTVTVMGTSDLHGNTLNWDYFKNSAFTDSKGNVVGLAKVSTLVNKIRTERGADRTLLFDSGDTIQGTPLAYYYAKMEPINETGKLHPMARAMNAIGYDAVTLGNHEFNYGLPLLATWVKQMKAPVLGANAVNAGTGLPAYQPFTIKTMRIKGEKPVRVGVLGLTNPGVAIWDKANVEGKLRFTDLVKSAKKWVPVIRGLGADVVVVTAHAGDSGMSSYGGDLPVENASAMVAEEVPGVDAVLFGHAHNEVAQRFVTNKATGKQVLLTEPGKWGQRLSVMDFQLTKKRGEWAVTGASSSTLNTNTVAEDPKIVALMKEQHDTTVKYVNTVVAQSKEELLAAESPYKDTPILDYIQKVQTETVKKSLEGTADAGLPVLSIAAPFSRTATFPAGPVSVRDMAGLYIYDNTLMAVKLTGAQLKDYLEYSARYYNQLAPDAPVDLAALTNAGGTPDYNYDQLSGVTYDVDVAKPAGQRIAALSYQGQPVAADQQFVVAINNYRQSGGGGFPHVTTAPVVYNAQVEIRQALIDYATATGTIDPAGFAEAGWKLTRDGKPLF; translated from the coding sequence ATGCACAGTAAGAAGCTCGCCATCGTCGGCGTGGCCACCCTGGCGGCCCTGGCCGTCCCGGCAGTGGCGTATGCCTCCCCCGACACGTCGGTGACGGTGACCGTGATGGGTACCTCGGACCTGCACGGCAACACTCTGAACTGGGACTACTTCAAGAACAGCGCGTTCACCGACAGCAAGGGCAACGTCGTCGGCCTGGCCAAGGTCTCGACGCTGGTGAACAAGATCCGCACCGAGCGCGGAGCCGACCGGACCCTGCTGTTCGACTCCGGCGACACCATCCAGGGCACGCCACTGGCCTACTACTACGCCAAGATGGAGCCGATCAACGAGACGGGCAAGCTCCACCCGATGGCCCGCGCGATGAACGCCATCGGATACGACGCGGTGACCCTGGGCAACCACGAGTTCAACTACGGGCTGCCGTTGCTGGCCACGTGGGTGAAGCAGATGAAGGCCCCGGTGCTCGGCGCCAACGCCGTCAACGCCGGGACGGGCCTGCCCGCCTACCAGCCGTTCACCATCAAGACGATGCGGATCAAGGGCGAGAAGCCCGTCCGGGTCGGCGTGCTCGGCCTGACCAACCCGGGTGTGGCGATCTGGGACAAGGCCAACGTCGAAGGCAAGCTCCGCTTCACCGACCTGGTCAAGAGCGCCAAGAAGTGGGTGCCGGTCATCCGCGGCCTGGGCGCGGACGTGGTCGTGGTCACCGCGCACGCGGGCGACAGCGGGATGTCCTCCTACGGCGGCGACCTGCCCGTCGAGAACGCCTCGGCCATGGTCGCCGAGGAGGTGCCGGGCGTGGACGCGGTGCTGTTCGGTCACGCGCACAACGAGGTGGCCCAGAGGTTCGTCACCAACAAGGCCACCGGCAAGCAGGTGCTGCTCACCGAACCCGGCAAGTGGGGCCAGCGGCTGAGCGTGATGGACTTCCAGCTCACCAAGAAGCGCGGCGAGTGGGCGGTCACCGGCGCGTCCTCCAGCACGCTGAACACCAACACGGTGGCCGAGGACCCGAAGATCGTCGCGCTCATGAAGGAGCAGCACGACACCACGGTCAAGTACGTCAACACGGTGGTGGCCCAGTCCAAGGAGGAGCTGCTCGCGGCCGAGTCGCCCTACAAGGACACTCCGATCCTGGACTACATCCAGAAGGTCCAGACCGAGACGGTGAAGAAGTCCCTGGAGGGTACGGCGGACGCCGGGCTGCCGGTGCTGTCGATCGCCGCGCCGTTCAGCAGGACCGCGACCTTCCCGGCCGGACCGGTGAGCGTGCGTGACATGGCGGGCCTGTACATCTACGACAACACGCTGATGGCGGTGAAGCTCACCGGCGCCCAGCTCAAGGACTACCTGGAGTACTCGGCGAGGTACTACAACCAGCTCGCGCCGGACGCCCCGGTCGACCTGGCCGCGCTGACCAACGCGGGCGGCACCCCCGACTACAACTACGACCAGCTCTCCGGCGTCACCTACGACGTGGACGTCGCCAAGCCGGCCGGCCAGCGGATCGCCGCCCTGTCCTACCAGGGGCAGCCGGTCGCCGCCGACCAGCAGTTCGTGGTCGCGATCAACAACTACCGCCAGTCGGGCGGCGGTGGCTTCCCGCACGTCACGACCGCCCCGGTGGTCTACAACGCGCAGGTGGAGATCCGCCAGGCGCTGATCGACTACGCCACGGCGACCGGGACCATCGACCCGGCCGGGTTCGCCGAGGCCGGCTGGAAGCTGACCCGCGACGGCAAGCCGCTCTTCTGA
- a CDS encoding SRPBCC family protein: MPKATLRHTFHVRNTPAALRAHLSQPQSYVGLSPLVVAVRDIRQDGEETRYTSVERFRFFGLVRYDNLIKVTLRSTPLTVEGEVDSPGGVRLDYRFVLDEKDGGTEVEDTLVVHAWNGPLLGYAAKKAREVQLARAGILASRLG; the protein is encoded by the coding sequence GTGCCAAAGGCCACGCTTCGTCATACCTTTCACGTCCGTAACACTCCGGCGGCGCTCCGCGCGCACCTGAGCCAGCCGCAGAGCTATGTGGGGCTCTCCCCGCTGGTCGTCGCGGTCAGGGACATCCGGCAGGACGGGGAGGAGACCCGCTACACCTCGGTTGAGCGCTTCAGGTTCTTCGGACTGGTCAGATACGACAACCTGATCAAGGTGACGCTGCGCAGCACGCCGCTGACCGTGGAGGGAGAGGTGGACAGCCCCGGCGGGGTGCGGCTGGACTACCGGTTCGTGCTCGACGAGAAGGACGGCGGGACCGAGGTCGAGGACACGCTCGTGGTGCACGCGTGGAACGGCCCGTTGCTGGGCTACGCGGCGAAGAAGGCCCGCGAGGTGCAGCTCGCCCGCGCCGGGATCCTCGCCTCCCGCCTGGGCTGA
- a CDS encoding phosphotransferase enzyme family protein, translated as MGSLAEEAFTVLREVCEDLGIDHRDAELLRVRSNAVFKLRSEIVVRIATAPNALTRLPMVLAVARWLAEQGFPAVRPADEISDQPVVHDGRVVTFWHYVPASGRPTTTELGEILRSLHLLPVPPVALNRFADPLAEIRRAVDRSAVLTTCQRAWLRDRIAELTERWSDLDVDGSPVLLHGDAWIDNLLRCADGHVVLCDWDGVAVGPREWDLVHTYHGQRRFGLTAADVDAFADAYGSDLRSWPGYSTLMEVRDMYAVGIHIRNAGADPFSRRELPRRLDSLTRGEQHARWYMAEPVSVSQ; from the coding sequence ATGGGATCGCTCGCGGAGGAGGCCTTCACGGTTCTGCGTGAAGTCTGCGAGGACCTCGGGATCGACCATCGGGACGCCGAGCTGTTGCGGGTGCGCAGCAACGCGGTCTTCAAGCTGCGCAGCGAGATCGTGGTGAGGATCGCCACCGCGCCCAACGCGCTGACCCGCCTGCCGATGGTGCTCGCGGTGGCCCGCTGGCTGGCCGAGCAGGGATTCCCCGCGGTGCGCCCGGCCGACGAGATCTCCGACCAGCCCGTGGTCCACGACGGCAGGGTCGTGACCTTCTGGCACTACGTCCCGGCCAGCGGCCGTCCCACCACCACCGAGCTGGGCGAGATCCTGCGGAGCCTGCACCTGCTGCCGGTGCCGCCGGTGGCGCTGAACCGATTCGCCGACCCACTGGCCGAGATACGCCGTGCGGTGGACCGCTCCGCGGTGCTCACCACCTGCCAGCGGGCCTGGCTGCGCGACCGCATCGCCGAGCTGACCGAGCGCTGGTCGGACCTCGACGTGGACGGCTCCCCGGTGCTGCTGCACGGTGACGCCTGGATCGACAACCTGCTGCGCTGCGCCGACGGACATGTGGTGCTCTGCGACTGGGACGGCGTCGCGGTCGGTCCCCGCGAGTGGGACCTGGTCCACACCTACCACGGTCAGCGCCGCTTCGGCCTGACCGCCGCCGACGTGGACGCCTTCGCCGACGCCTACGGCAGCGACCTGCGCTCCTGGCCGGGCTACTCCACCCTCATGGAGGTCCGGGACATGTACGCGGTGGGCATCCACATCCGCAACGCCGGGGCCGATCCCTTCTCCCGCCGTGAGCTGCCCCGCCGGCTCGATTCCCTCACACGAGGTGAGCAACATGCCCGGTGGTACATGGCCGAACCCGTTAGTGTCTCCCAGTAA
- a CDS encoding helix-turn-helix domain-containing protein: MARGEHSPACARRWRGQAEARQWTLWQTTQAIHGCCGVSLLKAHRLARGWSARQSVQELEELCERQELGAARASIDLLNAWENNRARPRPQTIELLARLYRANAVRLGLAGDYCEDDGGTRVVVVSGVDGRSPYQAEDRIDDDIERRALFHHALLGSRSAMSGRLLAEVERTRQDLDRTLALATVSEDQLDRLDEQVLRYRREYITSAPLPMLYRLMLELSDVRTLSATRQPAMAQRRLLNATVMLALLSADALMKLGDTRQAHAWYGTARIASDDMGDLRLRALVRAQEAMLPYYYGDLAETVRLAREARMLAGSAPSSPAALGAAAEARALARLGEHKAARVALAEAERIFSRMPPEGHDHLAFRFSERRLQFYRIGTLIELGEEVDWTPGPSGPYAIDPVLILLDQATHLIRDGKVDDACHLAEKALLQVPPEHRTSIVLNRARALLSEVPPARHRSVAVRRLAELLADATPAS, translated from the coding sequence GTGGCCCGAGGTGAGCATTCCCCCGCGTGCGCGCGACGCTGGCGGGGACAGGCCGAGGCCCGTCAGTGGACGCTCTGGCAGACCACACAGGCCATTCACGGCTGCTGCGGGGTGAGCCTGCTCAAGGCGCACCGGCTGGCACGGGGATGGTCGGCCAGGCAGTCCGTCCAGGAGCTGGAGGAGCTGTGCGAGCGCCAGGAGTTGGGTGCGGCGCGGGCCAGCATCGATCTGCTCAACGCGTGGGAGAACAACCGCGCCAGGCCCCGCCCGCAGACCATCGAGCTGCTGGCCCGGCTCTACCGGGCCAACGCGGTACGGCTCGGCCTCGCCGGCGACTACTGCGAGGACGACGGCGGGACCAGGGTCGTGGTCGTCTCCGGCGTCGACGGCCGCTCGCCGTACCAGGCGGAGGACCGGATCGACGACGACATCGAGCGCCGTGCGCTGTTCCACCACGCGCTGCTCGGTTCGCGGTCCGCGATGAGCGGGCGGCTGCTCGCCGAGGTCGAGCGGACCCGTCAGGACCTGGACCGCACGCTCGCCCTGGCCACCGTCTCCGAGGACCAGCTCGACCGGCTCGACGAGCAGGTGCTGCGCTATCGCCGCGAGTACATCACCAGCGCCCCCCTGCCGATGCTCTACCGGCTGATGCTGGAGCTGTCGGATGTGCGGACGCTGTCGGCGACCCGGCAGCCCGCGATGGCCCAGCGCCGCCTGCTCAACGCCACCGTGATGCTCGCCCTGCTGTCGGCCGACGCGCTGATGAAGCTCGGTGACACCCGTCAGGCGCACGCCTGGTACGGCACCGCGCGCATCGCCTCCGACGACATGGGCGACCTGCGGTTGCGCGCCCTGGTCCGGGCGCAGGAGGCGATGCTCCCCTACTACTACGGCGACCTGGCCGAGACCGTACGGCTCGCCCGCGAGGCCCGGATGCTCGCCGGGAGCGCGCCCAGCTCGCCGGCGGCACTCGGTGCGGCGGCGGAGGCGCGGGCGCTGGCGAGGTTGGGCGAGCACAAGGCGGCCAGGGTCGCGCTGGCCGAGGCTGAGCGGATCTTCTCCAGGATGCCGCCGGAGGGCCACGACCATCTGGCGTTCCGCTTCTCGGAGCGGCGGTTGCAGTTCTACCGGATCGGCACCCTGATCGAGCTGGGGGAGGAGGTCGACTGGACTCCCGGCCCCTCCGGCCCCTACGCCATCGACCCGGTGCTCATCCTGCTCGACCAGGCCACGCACCTGATCCGTGACGGCAAGGTCGATGACGCCTGCCACCTGGCGGAGAAGGCCCTGCTCCAGGTGCCGCCGGAGCATCGCACCTCCATCGTGCTCAACCGGGCCCGGGCGCTGCTGTCGGAGGTGCCGCCCGCCCGGCACAGGTCGGTGGCGGTGCGCCGCCTGGCCGAGCTGCTCGCCGACGCCACGCCGGCCAGCTGA
- a CDS encoding glycosyltransferase family 2 protein: MTDAPFPVSVSVVVPALNEAANLPHVFATLPAWIDEVILVDGNSVDDTVAVAGALRPGLRVVTQTRRGKGNALTEGFAAATGDIIVMIDADGSTDGREIIAFVTALIEGADFAKGSRYAPGGGSDDLSPIRSLGNKALTLVTNRLYGTRYTDLCYGYNAFWARHLDAMALDCDGFEIETLMNVRAAQAGLVIREVPSHERSRIHGASNLHAVRDGLRVLRTILRERTRRTDRPVAVLQEPATA; the protein is encoded by the coding sequence ATGACCGATGCCCCGTTCCCCGTCAGTGTCAGCGTGGTGGTCCCCGCACTGAACGAAGCCGCCAACCTTCCCCACGTCTTCGCGACCCTGCCCGCCTGGATCGACGAGGTCATCCTCGTCGACGGCAACTCCGTCGACGACACGGTCGCCGTCGCCGGCGCCCTCCGTCCCGGTCTGCGCGTCGTCACCCAGACCCGCAGAGGCAAGGGCAACGCCCTCACCGAGGGATTCGCCGCGGCCACCGGCGACATCATCGTCATGATCGACGCCGACGGGTCCACCGACGGCCGGGAGATCATCGCCTTCGTGACCGCACTGATCGAGGGCGCCGACTTCGCCAAGGGCTCCCGCTACGCCCCCGGAGGCGGATCCGACGACCTCAGCCCGATCCGCTCGCTCGGCAACAAGGCGCTCACCCTGGTGACCAACCGGCTGTACGGCACGCGCTACACCGACCTCTGCTACGGCTACAACGCCTTCTGGGCCCGTCACCTCGACGCCATGGCCCTCGACTGCGACGGCTTCGAGATCGAGACCCTGATGAACGTCCGCGCCGCCCAGGCCGGACTCGTGATCCGCGAGGTCCCCAGTCACGAGCGCAGCCGCATCCACGGCGCCAGCAACCTGCACGCCGTGCGGGACGGCCTGCGGGTGCTCCGGACCATCCTGCGCGAGCGCACCCGCCGCACGGACCGGCCCGTCGCGGTTCTCCAGGAACCCGCAACGGCCTGA
- a CDS encoding IS256 family transposase: MAVNDIVPAAGEYLEDTLAAASPDLLRTMIREFAQRMMDAEVEQLCGAGYGEISSERVNTRNGYRTRPWDTRAGSIELAVPRLRQGSYFPDFLLDKRRRAERALTSVVATSYLLGVSTRRVEKLAEAMGITSLSKSQVSAMAAELDGMVEQFRSRPLDAGPYTFVWIDALTQKVREGGRTVTVHALVATGVNADGLREILGLDVVSSEDGAGWLAFLRGLVARGLSGVLMVTSDCHAGLRDAIASTLPGASWQRCRTHYARNLITRVPKSAQPWVATMLRTIFEQPDAESVYAQHRHVVQVLEAKYPKAAEHLDEAREDILAFAAFPKAVWRQTWSNNPQERLNKEIRRRTDVVGIFPNRDSIVRLVGAVLAEQNDEWTEQRRYMGLEVLAECRKNTDSPDSKNKTNDAKVTIEAIAS, encoded by the coding sequence GTGGCCGTCAATGACATTGTGCCCGCTGCCGGGGAGTACTTGGAAGACACCCTGGCCGCGGCGAGTCCGGACCTGCTGCGCACGATGATCCGGGAGTTCGCGCAGCGGATGATGGATGCCGAGGTCGAGCAGCTGTGCGGCGCCGGCTACGGCGAGATCAGCAGCGAGCGGGTCAACACCCGCAACGGCTACCGTACGCGGCCGTGGGACACCCGGGCCGGGAGCATCGAACTGGCCGTGCCCCGGCTACGACAGGGCTCCTACTTCCCGGACTTCCTGCTGGACAAGCGACGCCGGGCCGAGCGGGCGCTCACCTCGGTGGTGGCGACTTCCTACCTGCTCGGGGTGTCGACGCGGCGGGTGGAGAAGCTGGCCGAGGCGATGGGCATCACCTCGTTGTCGAAGTCGCAGGTCTCGGCGATGGCCGCCGAACTCGACGGCATGGTGGAGCAGTTCCGGTCCCGGCCGCTGGACGCCGGCCCGTACACCTTCGTCTGGATCGATGCCCTCACGCAGAAGGTCCGCGAAGGCGGCCGGACGGTGACCGTGCACGCCCTGGTCGCCACCGGTGTCAACGCCGACGGCCTGCGCGAGATCCTCGGCCTGGACGTCGTCTCCAGCGAGGACGGCGCGGGTTGGCTGGCGTTCCTGCGCGGCCTGGTCGCCCGCGGCCTGTCCGGCGTGCTGATGGTGACCTCCGACTGCCACGCCGGGCTGCGCGACGCGATCGCCTCCACTTTGCCGGGCGCATCCTGGCAGAGGTGTCGAACCCACTACGCGCGAAACTTGATCACGCGCGTTCCGAAGTCGGCCCAGCCATGGGTGGCCACCATGCTGCGCACCATCTTCGAGCAGCCTGACGCCGAGTCGGTCTATGCCCAGCATCGTCATGTCGTGCAGGTACTGGAGGCCAAGTACCCGAAGGCGGCCGAGCATCTGGACGAGGCCCGCGAGGACATCTTGGCCTTCGCCGCCTTCCCCAAAGCCGTCTGGCGTCAGACGTGGAGCAACAACCCTCAGGAGCGCCTGAACAAGGAGATCAGGAGGCGGACCGACGTCGTCGGTATCTTCCCCAACCGCGACTCGATCGTCCGGCTCGTCGGCGCGGTACTGGCCGAGCAGAACGACGAGTGGACCGAACAGCGCCGCTATATGGGGCTGGAGGTCCTCGCCGAGTGTCGCAAGAACACCGATTCACCCGATTCTAAAAATAAGACAAACGATGCTAAAGTGACTATTGAGGCGATTGCTTCCTAA
- a CDS encoding ABATE domain-containing protein, which yields MRAAVRYLAERASAAELSAEARGVLESEPAALGGGSALTVLNGFAAEPPPVPVISPSCGKGWATPVTGAQFLSAVARDAIELFGGGRVQGGGV from the coding sequence CTGCGCGCCGCGGTCCGCTACCTGGCCGAGCGTGCCTCTGCTGCGGAGCTTTCCGCGGAGGCGCGAGGGGTTCTCGAATCGGAGCCCGCTGCGCTCGGCGGGGGGTCGGCGCTCACCGTCCTGAACGGATTCGCCGCGGAGCCGCCGCCCGTTCCGGTGATCTCACCGTCGTGCGGAAAGGGCTGGGCCACTCCGGTGACCGGTGCGCAGTTCCTGTCGGCGGTGGCCAGAGACGCGATCGAACTGTTCGGCGGGGGCCGCGTCCAGGGAGGTGGTGTTTGA
- a CDS encoding S9 family peptidase codes for MSENAPELTAELIVDSAVPRSPVISPDGVWVAYVVASIGRSRRPVSALWVAAADGSSPPRELTSGTACEGVPRWAPDSASIFFRSDRQLHRIRLDSSESEALTTWRGGIVDHWPLADGEVVALIAADEPSQEDERRQTERDDAMVWGERVPCSRLRLFDLGTHELRVVDGLGDRHVVEVVQRPDGGPLAVISWACPEIDPGTFTAELHVVDPGTGAVHDLGRIELEACSPAWWSVHDAWRVAYLAMPPPASVDGFAVFDVTVPAAGAAGEHRNLTAGMTVCPTHLVQVADGAPLALFADGLDTAIYRLDPGLQRFRHVSTRDGRVDSLTVSRSGEVVAALASTAYEPKDVHAGPPGGRLVRLSDIRPNLRRIRWGTQERLSYKAGDGLDLDGLLILPAGKRRQDGPFPLITLVHGGPYDRHADEFNAGSFPPGQWLATAGYAVFLPNPRGGQGHGYEFAAAVAGKVGLDEWTDIVSGIDLLIADGVADPDRLGIGGWSHGGFMAAWAIGQTDRFKAALMGAGISDWGMQAATGELGALEAGLSGSRGWEGPGPHRHDQLSPISFASKVRTPVLILHGENDTNVPLGQATFFHRALCHFGVEHEFVVYPREGHSIRERNHQLDLLRRTREWFDRWLGDPASDQDRI; via the coding sequence ATGAGTGAGAACGCACCGGAGTTGACCGCTGAGCTGATCGTGGACAGCGCTGTGCCGCGATCTCCGGTGATCTCCCCGGACGGCGTCTGGGTTGCCTACGTGGTGGCCTCGATCGGCCGGAGCCGGCGCCCGGTCAGCGCATTGTGGGTCGCCGCCGCTGATGGAAGCTCACCTCCCAGGGAGTTGACCTCCGGTACGGCATGCGAGGGCGTCCCGCGGTGGGCGCCGGACTCGGCGTCGATCTTCTTCCGGTCGGACCGCCAACTGCACCGGATACGACTCGACAGCAGTGAGTCCGAGGCCCTGACCACCTGGCGAGGCGGGATCGTGGACCATTGGCCGCTCGCCGATGGCGAGGTGGTCGCCCTGATCGCCGCGGATGAGCCGAGCCAGGAGGACGAGCGCCGGCAGACCGAGCGCGACGACGCGATGGTGTGGGGAGAGCGGGTGCCCTGCAGCCGGTTGCGCCTGTTCGATCTCGGCACGCACGAGCTGCGCGTGGTGGACGGACTCGGCGACAGGCACGTCGTCGAAGTGGTCCAGCGGCCGGATGGCGGACCTTTGGCGGTCATCAGCTGGGCCTGCCCGGAGATCGATCCCGGCACGTTCACCGCCGAGTTGCATGTGGTCGATCCCGGGACCGGCGCGGTCCACGATCTCGGCCGGATCGAGTTGGAGGCGTGCTCTCCGGCCTGGTGGAGCGTCCACGACGCCTGGCGTGTGGCCTACCTGGCGATGCCCCCTCCTGCTTCGGTCGACGGCTTCGCCGTTTTCGATGTCACCGTGCCCGCAGCCGGTGCTGCAGGAGAGCATCGCAACCTGACCGCAGGTATGACCGTCTGCCCGACCCACCTGGTGCAGGTCGCCGACGGTGCGCCCCTGGCGCTGTTCGCCGACGGACTCGACACCGCGATCTACCGGCTCGACCCCGGCCTGCAGCGCTTCCGGCATGTGTCCACGCGGGACGGCCGTGTCGATTCGCTGACGGTGAGCCGCTCGGGTGAGGTGGTCGCCGCGCTGGCGAGCACGGCCTACGAGCCGAAGGACGTTCATGCCGGACCTCCCGGTGGTCGGCTGGTCCGGCTCAGCGACATCAGGCCGAATCTGCGCCGGATCAGGTGGGGAACCCAGGAACGTCTCTCCTACAAGGCCGGCGACGGGCTCGACCTCGACGGGCTCTTGATCCTGCCGGCAGGCAAGCGCCGACAGGACGGCCCGTTCCCGCTCATCACCCTGGTGCACGGCGGCCCCTATGACCGGCACGCCGACGAGTTCAACGCCGGCTCGTTCCCTCCGGGGCAGTGGCTCGCGACCGCGGGATATGCGGTCTTCCTGCCCAACCCGCGGGGTGGCCAGGGACATGGCTATGAGTTCGCGGCGGCGGTCGCGGGCAAGGTCGGCCTTGACGAATGGACCGACATCGTCAGCGGGATCGACCTGCTGATCGCCGACGGGGTCGCGGATCCGGATCGGCTCGGAATCGGCGGATGGAGCCACGGTGGATTCATGGCCGCGTGGGCGATCGGGCAGACCGACCGGTTCAAGGCCGCACTGATGGGCGCCGGGATCAGCGACTGGGGAATGCAGGCCGCGACCGGCGAACTGGGAGCCCTGGAGGCAGGGCTCAGCGGCAGTCGCGGCTGGGAGGGGCCCGGCCCGCACCGCCACGACCAGCTCAGCCCGATCTCGTTCGCCTCGAAGGTCCGCACCCCGGTTCTGATCCTGCACGGTGAGAACGACACGAATGTGCCGCTCGGCCAGGCGACGTTCTTCCATCGCGCGCTGTGTCATTTCGGCGTCGAGCACGAGTTCGTCGTCTACCCGCGAGAGGGACACTCGATCAGGGAGCGCAATCACCAGCTCGATCTACTCCGGCGTACTCGCGAGTGGTTCGACCGATGGCTCGGTGACCCGGCATCGGATCAGGACCGGATCTGA
- a CDS encoding type II toxin-antitoxin system Phd/YefM family antitoxin, translating to MSGWQVQEAKQRFSEVVRRAVSEGPQVVTRHGEEVAVVIDIAEYRRLKGDAPDFRQFLLADPDWDDDIEFPRNQDLPREVDLD from the coding sequence ATGAGTGGATGGCAGGTCCAGGAGGCGAAACAACGCTTCAGTGAGGTTGTGCGGCGTGCGGTAAGCGAAGGCCCTCAGGTGGTCACCCGGCACGGAGAAGAGGTCGCCGTCGTCATCGACATCGCCGAATACCGCCGCCTCAAAGGCGATGCCCCCGACTTCAGGCAGTTCCTTCTTGCCGATCCCGACTGGGACGACGACATAGAGTTCCCGCGGAACCAGGACCTTCCCCGAGAGGTCGATCTCGACTGA